A region of Labeo rohita strain BAU-BD-2019 chromosome 2, IGBB_LRoh.1.0, whole genome shotgun sequence DNA encodes the following proteins:
- the si:ch211-119o8.6 gene encoding zinc finger protein 271, translating into MATTFPFPDTDSVCYLCTSSLKDSVVLRCCHSLCKNCLQSYWELNKSLECPVCLRETHCSVLLHHLSISCFASEGESSQDSNFKPLCEGNAESKMQSVEKDLSAVMSTIASIKKEEDISTIVQMLMEVKYEPVENNISANIENLIFGHTMEGIASVKSEQSNETRDEEADTDVILHDSISAPSSILKDPNESTENPHLPPTTTCKSLRSNLCPKCGKSFKRKSDLRVHEKVHSLKKPHRCSTCGKSYASKHELSMHMRLHTGEKLLDCSYCKKKFVRESGLKSHLRSHTGEKPFSCSQCGKSFARRSTLSTHLRLHVGTLPHQCNYCGKLFNTAAAMRVHRATHTGERPFPCPQCDKKFINKFHLEVHLRSHAGNRPFSCSVCGKSFLRKQELNTHQTIHQDNRPFHCTDCESSFKRLSHLTSHMKIHSSDTPFKCTYCSRSFKHPNSLKLHKRLHTGEKPYTCEHCGKRFPSSGDRTRHLAVHSEVKSYKCPKCDRSFRFRNSMRSHMVTHTGERPFHCKKCGNSFKRIANLKAHEVVHTEERCYSCSQCGLAFKSSSTLRSHLIIHSSKTLLDCTICGKTFTRQDTFKRHQDLHARIKVHKCSECGKCLSSASCLKLHMQGHSGKKKMYNCIECEKSFSSTSYLLKHRQIAHTDEKPYTCLECGESFNTDGKLVTHQLQHSGQMDHVCSHCGKKFARKETLRRHEKMHSEKRPYQCSECGKGFTRSDHLKQHQKTHDKRN; encoded by the exons ATGGCTACCACCTTTCCCTTTCCTGACACAGATTCTGTCTGCTATCTTTGCACTTCCTCTTTAAAAGACTCTGTTGTTCTAAGATGTTGCCACAGCTTGTGTAAAAACTGTCTACAAAGCTACTGGGAGCTCAACAAGTCCCTGGAGTGTCCTGTTTGTTTGAGGGAGACACACTGTTCTGTTCTTCTACATCATTTAAGTATTTCTTGCTTCGCCTCAGAGGGTGAATCCTCTCAAGACAGCAACTTCAAACCACtctgtgaagggaatgcagAAAGTAAAATG CAGTCAGTAGAGAAGGACTTATCTGCGGTAATGAGCACTATTGCCAGCATCAAGAAAGAAGAGGACATCAGTACCATTGTCCAGATGTTGATGGAGGTCAAATATGAACCTGTTGAAAACAACATATCAGCAAATATAGAAAACCTTATATTCGGACATACAATGGAGGGCATTGCCTCTGTGAAG agcgaGCAGTCCAATGAAACCAG GGATGAGGAAGCAGATACAGATGTGATACTACATGACAGTATTTCTGCACCCAGTTCCATTTTAAAGGATCCCAATGAATCTACAGAGAATCCTCATCTACCACCTACGACTACTTGTAAATCATTAAGGTCCAACCTTTGTCCAAAATGCGGCAAGAGTTTCAAAAGAAAGTCCGACCTCAGAGTTCATGAGAAGGTGCACTCATTAAAGAAACCACACCGGTGCTCCACTTGTGGAAAGAGTTATGCTAGTAAACATGAGCTCTCCATGCACATGCGGCTACACACCGGCGAGAAGCTGTTGGACTGTTCTTACTGCAAGAAGAAGTTCGTCAGAGAGAGTGGACTGAAGTCCCACTTGAGAAGCCACACAGGGGAGAAGCCGTTCTCTTGCTCGCAATGTGGGAAAAGCTTCGCTCGAAGAAGTACCCTAAGTACTCACTTGAGGTTGCATGTAGGCACCCTGCCCCACCAGTGCAATTACTGCGGGAAGCTTTTCAACACTGCTGCGGCTATGAGAGTCCACAGGGCAACCCATACCGGAGAAAGACCCTTTCCGTGCCCGCAGTGTGACAAAAAGTTCATCAATAAGTTTCACTTGGAAGTTCACCTGCGTAGTCACGCAGGGAACAGGCCATTCAGCTGTTCCgtgtgtgggaagagtttcTTGCGGAAGCAAGAACTCAACACTCATCAAACCATTCACCAAGACAACCGTCCTTTTCATTGCACCGACTGCGAGAGCAGCTTTAAAAGGTTGAGCCACCTCACATCACACATGAAGATCCATTCCTCCGACACTCCTTTCAAATGCACATACTGCAGCAGATCCTTCAAGCATCCCAACAGCCTCAAACTGCACAAGCGtcttcacactggagagaaaccctACACTTGTGAACACTGCGGGAAAAGGTTCCCCTCTTCAGGAGATCGAACTAGACACCTAGCTGTACACTCCGAGGTTAAATCCTACAAGTGCCCGAAATGTGACAGAAGCTTTCGCTTCAGGAACAGTATGAGGTCCCACATGGTCACACACACCGGAGAAAGACCTTTCCATTGCAAAAAGTGTGGCAACAGCTTTAAGAGAATCGCAAATCTCAAAGCACACGAGGTGGTGCACACCGAAGAAAGATGCTACAGCTGTTCTCAATGCGGTTTGGCCTTCAAGTCGTCCTCTACTCTCAGGAGCCACCTGATAATCCATTCCAGCAAGACTCTGTTAGATTGCACCATCTGTGGCAAAACCTTCACTCGTCAAGACACCTTCAAAAGGCATCAAGACCTTCACGCCAGAATCAAAGTCCACAAGTGCTCAGAGTGTGGAAAATGCCTGAGTTCAGCAAGCTGCCTGAAGCTGCACATGCAGGGTCATTCCGGGAAGAAGAAAATGTATAACTGCATTGAATGCGAAAAGAGTTTCAGTTCCACATCCTACCTCTTGAAGCACCGGCAGATTGCGCACACCGACGAGAAGCCATATACATGCTTAGAGTGTGGGGAGAGCTTTAATACAGATGGGAAACTGGTCACTCACCAACTACAGCATTCTGGACAGATGGATCACGTTTGCTCCCACTGTGGGAAGAAGTTTGCACGGAAAGAGACACTAAGACGACATGAGAAGATGCACTCTGAGAAGAGGCCTTACCAGTGCTCAGAGTGTGGGAAAGGATTCACGAGGAGCGATCATCTAAAACAACATCAGAAAACACACGACAAGAGAAAttag